The following are encoded together in the bacterium genome:
- a CDS encoding GTP-binding protein has translation MRTTVVSGMLGAGKTTFIGNLLRNARERAVVLVNDFGALGIDGEIVSAGGVEAVELPSGCVCCTLKLDLITTIQRVRAAYDPAHLLIEPSGVASPSGVLEALESAEVGPATVVGLIDASEFLELYRAEMYGTFFLDQVVNADVILVNKTDLAGEEATRETAAVIEGLNPRAVILRTVCAALDAPLPDGRRTAGVVHAGHAHFRFETLSLRMAPGTPVETMRELLRELAAGRHGKAVRAKALADTDRGPWRFDLSFSQVADEPWPHPVAESRLVVIGEALDAAALQRALGIAG, from the coding sequence ATGCGGACCACCGTCGTCTCCGGCATGCTCGGTGCCGGGAAGACCACGTTCATCGGCAACCTGCTGCGCAACGCGCGCGAGCGGGCAGTCGTGCTCGTCAACGACTTCGGCGCGCTCGGCATCGACGGCGAGATCGTGTCGGCCGGTGGCGTCGAGGCCGTCGAACTGCCGAGCGGCTGCGTCTGCTGCACGCTCAAGCTCGACCTGATCACGACGATCCAGCGGGTGCGCGCCGCGTACGACCCGGCGCACCTGCTCATCGAGCCCAGCGGCGTCGCCTCGCCCTCGGGGGTGCTCGAGGCCCTCGAGAGCGCGGAGGTCGGGCCGGCGACGGTCGTGGGGCTCATCGACGCCTCCGAGTTCCTCGAGCTGTACCGCGCCGAGATGTACGGGACGTTCTTCCTCGACCAGGTCGTCAACGCCGACGTGATCCTCGTCAACAAGACCGACCTCGCGGGCGAGGAAGCGACGCGCGAGACGGCGGCGGTGATCGAGGGGCTGAACCCGCGCGCCGTGATCCTGCGGACCGTGTGCGCCGCGCTCGACGCGCCGCTGCCGGATGGAAGGCGCACCGCGGGGGTGGTGCACGCGGGCCACGCACACTTCCGCTTCGAGACGCTCTCGCTGCGCATGGCCCCCGGGACGCCGGTCGAGACAATGCGGGAGCTGTTGCGCGAACTGGCCGCCGGCCGCCATGGGAAGGCGGTGCGCGCCAAGGCGCTGGCCGACACCGACCGCGGGCCCTGGCGCTTCGACCTCTCCTTCAGCCAGGTCGCGGACGAGCCGTGGCCGCACCCGGTCGCGGAGAGCCGCTTGGTGGTGATCGGCGAAGCGCTCGACGCGGCGGCGCTCCAGCGGGCGCTGGGCATCGCGGGTTGA
- a CDS encoding uroporphyrinogen decarboxylase family protein translates to MALTPKQGILKAFALEKAERVPVTLFGAGMWSIKDFGTSFEALANDPKKMAEMCVTEAARIRSDVVYVGSGYNNFHAAALGKKFGVGMKYREMGAPDMTAHFVHSEEDLAKLDITDLDREPVIQTVLEATRLVNKQIGDTYLVTMTCWGPFTLAARFVGEETFMKATFKKPAFVEKMVDFCADLLIHLYEPLVRDGIQCLSIADPTASGDLINKKQMERFAVPGLKKLTDWARSKGAYSILHICGDTSDRLDLFPLTGASTIFFDQKVDMAKATAALSGKMSFGGNVAPVHVLLNKDVAGVEQACREVIEVAGKAPGFILVPGCDIPPTIAYENLKAFHDVALGWKL, encoded by the coding sequence ATGGCATTGACACCGAAGCAAGGGATCCTCAAGGCGTTCGCACTCGAGAAGGCTGAGCGGGTCCCCGTGACCCTCTTCGGCGCCGGGATGTGGTCGATCAAGGACTTCGGCACGAGCTTCGAGGCGCTCGCGAACGACCCGAAGAAGATGGCGGAGATGTGCGTGACGGAGGCCGCGCGCATCCGCAGCGACGTCGTGTACGTCGGCTCCGGGTACAACAACTTCCACGCCGCGGCGCTCGGCAAGAAGTTCGGCGTGGGCATGAAGTACCGCGAGATGGGCGCCCCGGACATGACGGCGCACTTCGTGCACTCCGAGGAGGACCTCGCCAAGCTCGACATCACGGACCTCGACCGCGAGCCGGTCATCCAGACGGTGCTCGAGGCGACGCGCCTCGTGAACAAGCAGATCGGCGACACCTACCTCGTGACGATGACCTGCTGGGGTCCCTTCACGCTGGCGGCGCGCTTCGTCGGCGAGGAGACCTTCATGAAGGCGACGTTCAAGAAGCCGGCCTTCGTCGAGAAGATGGTGGACTTCTGCGCGGACCTGCTCATCCACCTCTACGAGCCGCTCGTGCGCGACGGCATCCAGTGCCTGAGCATCGCCGACCCGACCGCCTCCGGCGACCTGATCAACAAGAAGCAGATGGAGCGCTTCGCGGTGCCCGGCCTCAAGAAGCTCACCGACTGGGCCAGGAGCAAGGGCGCCTATTCGATCCTGCACATCTGCGGCGACACGAGCGACCGCCTCGACCTGTTCCCGCTGACCGGCGCGAGCACGATCTTCTTCGACCAGAAGGTGGACATGGCCAAGGCCACGGCGGCGCTGTCCGGGAAGATGAGCTTCGGCGGCAACGTCGCCCCGGTGCACGTGCTGCTCAACAAGGACGTCGCGGGCGTCGAGCAGGCCTGCCGCGAGGTGATCGAGGTCGCGGGCAAGGCCCCCGGCTTCATCCTCGTGCCGGGCTGCGACATCCCGCCGACGATCGCGTACGAGAACCTCAAGGCGTTCCACGACGTGGCGCTCGGCTGGAAGCTGTAG
- a CDS encoding carboxymuconolactone decarboxylase family protein: protein MAQMTVEQVNEYMKKQCGFVPRMFQIINTVTPEPGRTFADFYASIFGDGALSRKHKELMFMSGGVAYCSPRCIIHVIPAVNAGATDAEVFEAAAVGMILGGFVPGGPGIPYAFEYALKCVDIAAKYRKGEKWEYLPAPRFDHGVF, encoded by the coding sequence ATGGCCCAGATGACGGTGGAGCAGGTCAACGAGTACATGAAGAAGCAGTGCGGGTTCGTCCCGCGCATGTTCCAGATCATCAACACCGTGACCCCGGAGCCCGGCCGGACGTTCGCGGACTTCTACGCGAGCATCTTCGGCGACGGCGCCCTCTCGCGCAAGCACAAGGAGCTGATGTTCATGTCCGGCGGCGTGGCCTACTGCTCCCCGCGCTGCATCATCCACGTGATCCCGGCGGTCAACGCCGGCGCCACGGACGCCGAGGTCTTCGAGGCGGCCGCGGTCGGCATGATCCTCGGCGGCTTCGTGCCGGGCGGCCCCGGCATCCCGTACGCCTTCGAGTACGCCCTCAAGTGCGTCGACATCGCCGCCAAGTACCGCAAGGGCGAGAAGTGGGAGTATCTGCCGGCGCCGCGCTTCGACCACGGCGTCTTCTAG
- a CDS encoding tetrahydromethanopterin S-methyltransferase subunit H produces MFRLGKEQKVNDFAGAKIGGQPGANPPLLIASMFHNKDRILADRKGTFDRAKATELIRQQEALSASTGIPGMVAMVANSAEEAQIYIDFFRETTSMPFGIDMWVAEKRAAATEYVAKLGLQDKFLYNSITPWDKDIRGQVNKLKDLGIKHVVVQAFDDQDQTPAGRLSSLQKLLDQGAGEFETVIVDTSVMNLPSTSFSLLANKLIKETLGLPCGGAYSNGTHMWQEAKTLWSLDGFKAMDAVVQGMASVLWSDFNFYGPIVTAPRIFPAVAAAHIMLSTLVYSESGQVPENENLPIRRYYGEFLGKLAAGGKRK; encoded by the coding sequence ATGTTCCGACTGGGTAAAGAGCAGAAGGTCAACGACTTCGCCGGCGCGAAGATCGGCGGCCAGCCGGGGGCGAACCCGCCCCTGCTGATCGCGTCGATGTTCCACAACAAGGACCGCATCCTCGCGGACCGCAAGGGCACCTTCGACCGCGCCAAGGCCACGGAGCTGATCCGCCAGCAGGAGGCGCTCTCGGCCTCCACCGGCATCCCGGGCATGGTGGCGATGGTCGCCAACTCCGCGGAGGAGGCGCAGATCTACATCGACTTCTTCCGCGAGACCACCTCCATGCCCTTCGGCATCGACATGTGGGTCGCGGAGAAGCGCGCGGCGGCCACCGAGTACGTCGCGAAGCTCGGCCTGCAGGACAAGTTCCTCTACAACAGCATCACCCCCTGGGACAAGGACATCCGCGGACAGGTCAACAAGCTCAAGGACCTCGGGATCAAGCACGTCGTGGTCCAGGCCTTCGACGACCAGGACCAGACGCCCGCGGGCCGGCTCTCCTCGCTGCAGAAGCTGCTCGACCAGGGCGCCGGGGAGTTCGAGACGGTGATCGTCGACACCTCGGTCATGAACCTGCCGTCGACGTCGTTCTCGCTGCTGGCCAACAAGCTGATCAAGGAGACCCTCGGCCTGCCCTGCGGCGGCGCCTACTCCAACGGCACGCACATGTGGCAGGAGGCCAAGACGCTCTGGAGCCTGGACGGCTTCAAGGCGATGGACGCCGTCGTCCAGGGGATGGCGAGCGTCCTCTGGTCGGATTTCAACTTCTACGGCCCGATCGTCACCGCGCCGCGCATCTTCCCGGCGGTGGCGGCGGCGCACATCATGCTGAGCACGCTCGTCTACAGCGAGAGCGGGCAGGTGCCCGAGAACGAGAACCTGCCGATCCGCCGCTACTACGGCGAGTTCCTCGGCAAGCTGGCCGCGGGCGGCAAGCGCAAGTGA
- a CDS encoding MtaA/CmuA family methyltransferase, which yields MAQEMTAKQRVAKLFAGEAVDRIPCFSGMGNVTTEGLKSLGYRFAAIHLDAKMMAASAATSYKLLGIECGVVPFDLCVEAEAMGCEINVYAHSEDLLYPTIKQKLIHNEAEMEVSFPTDIAGRGRVPLMADAIGLLKKELGDEAPVGSYVLGPFTLAGQIMELNDLLKLSFKKPDKVGALLDKLAGVAIQVAKVYQKAGVDYLTVREMGATSDVLSPRVFKNLILPYLQRIFKEITVPSALHICGKTNDIVPFMVESGARAISVDQKNDVAETRAKLGPKALIFGNYDPYNVLVAGTPELVRTTVGKCIDDGVSAVWPGCDIWPTVPPENVKAMLDEVKSHKK from the coding sequence ATGGCACAGGAGATGACGGCAAAGCAGCGCGTGGCGAAGCTCTTCGCCGGGGAGGCGGTGGACCGGATCCCCTGCTTCAGCGGCATGGGCAACGTCACCACCGAGGGGCTCAAGTCCCTCGGCTACCGCTTCGCGGCGATCCACCTCGACGCGAAGATGATGGCTGCCTCGGCGGCGACGAGCTACAAGCTCCTCGGCATCGAGTGCGGCGTGGTCCCGTTCGACCTCTGCGTCGAGGCCGAGGCCATGGGGTGCGAGATCAACGTCTACGCGCACTCCGAGGACCTGCTCTACCCGACGATCAAGCAGAAGCTCATCCACAACGAGGCCGAGATGGAGGTCTCGTTCCCGACGGACATCGCCGGGCGCGGCCGGGTGCCGTTGATGGCCGACGCGATCGGGCTGCTCAAGAAGGAGCTGGGCGACGAGGCGCCGGTGGGCTCGTACGTGCTCGGGCCCTTCACGCTCGCCGGCCAGATCATGGAGCTCAACGACCTGCTCAAGCTCTCGTTCAAGAAGCCGGACAAGGTCGGCGCGCTCCTCGACAAGCTCGCGGGGGTGGCGATCCAGGTGGCGAAGGTCTACCAGAAGGCCGGCGTCGACTACCTGACGGTGCGCGAGATGGGGGCGACCTCCGACGTACTGAGCCCGCGCGTCTTCAAGAACCTGATCCTCCCGTATCTCCAGCGGATCTTCAAGGAGATCACGGTGCCGAGCGCGCTGCACATCTGCGGCAAGACCAACGACATCGTGCCCTTCATGGTCGAGAGCGGCGCCAGGGCGATCTCGGTCGACCAGAAGAACGACGTCGCCGAGACGCGCGCCAAGCTCGGGCCGAAGGCGCTGATCTTCGGCAATTACGACCCGTACAACGTGCTCGTCGCCGGCACCCCGGAGCTGGTGCGCACGACGGTGGGCAAGTGCATCGACGACGGGGTGAGCGCCGTCTGGCCGGGCTGCGACATCTGGCCGACCGTGCCGCCGGAGAACGTCAAGGCGATGCTCGACGAGGTCAAGAGCCATAAAAAATAG
- a CDS encoding cobalamin-dependent protein (Presence of a B(12) (cobalamin)-binding domain implies dependence on cobalamin itself, in one of its several forms, or in some unusual lineages, dependence on a cobalamin-like analog.) gives MVTEEKKAELLEKLKNSVIQYDEDASKEAANEVLAVGMNANDAIFNGLVAGMVEVGAMFERQEYFVPELLMCADALYAGLDILKPHVQQMDLGVRGSVVIGTVEGDVHDIGKNIVKMMFDVAGFTVYDLGRDVPLDKFVEEQLRTDSDLVCLSAMMTTTMTGMKKVIDDLHKKNPNVKIMIGGAPVSADVADKYGADGYAKDATNALKDAINMVASLKKLKDEAEAKKAGK, from the coding sequence ATGGTGACTGAAGAAAAGAAGGCCGAGTTGCTCGAGAAGCTCAAGAATTCCGTCATTCAGTACGACGAGGACGCCTCCAAGGAGGCCGCCAACGAGGTGCTCGCCGTCGGCATGAACGCCAACGACGCGATCTTCAACGGGCTGGTCGCGGGGATGGTCGAGGTCGGCGCGATGTTCGAGCGCCAGGAGTACTTCGTGCCCGAGCTGCTGATGTGCGCCGACGCGCTGTATGCCGGCCTCGACATCCTCAAGCCGCACGTCCAGCAGATGGACCTCGGCGTGAGGGGGTCGGTCGTCATCGGCACGGTCGAAGGCGACGTCCACGACATCGGCAAGAACATCGTCAAGATGATGTTCGACGTCGCCGGCTTCACCGTCTACGACCTGGGCCGCGACGTGCCGCTCGACAAGTTCGTCGAGGAGCAGCTGCGCACGGACTCCGACCTCGTCTGCCTCTCGGCGATGATGACCACGACGATGACCGGCATGAAGAAGGTCATCGACGATCTGCACAAGAAGAACCCCAACGTCAAGATCATGATCGGCGGCGCGCCGGTCTCCGCCGACGTCGCCGACAAGTACGGCGCCGACGGCTACGCCAAGGACGCGACCAACGCGCTCAAGGACGCCATCAACATGGTGGCCTCGCTCAAGAAGCTCAAGGACGAGGCCGAGGCCAAGAAGGCGGGGAAGTAG
- a CDS encoding 4Fe-4S double cluster binding domain-containing protein has protein sequence MREELRGELLGQGAAVVGFAALAGHLDGQIAHLDRAVSIGVARRLTEDTLGILVRLQKRAVRHLKVRGWRTLAIPPDSDRRKDTFVSRLYALFNHKMAATSAGIGWVGRSGLLISPEHGPRLTLATVLTDAPLAPDAPVEASRCGACTLCRDHCPSGAITGTEWSRSNPFAELVRLGACRNYQAAGRRTPGKPTCGLCITVCPYGRAGVGTLRHSGGVARSGGPPAARSA, from the coding sequence ATGCGGGAGGAGCTCCGGGGCGAGCTGCTCGGGCAGGGGGCGGCGGTCGTCGGGTTCGCCGCCCTCGCCGGGCACCTCGACGGCCAGATCGCGCACCTGGACCGCGCGGTCTCGATCGGCGTCGCGCGCAGGCTGACCGAGGACACCCTCGGCATCCTCGTGCGGCTCCAGAAGCGGGCGGTGCGCCACCTCAAGGTGCGGGGCTGGCGCACGCTCGCCATCCCCCCGGACTCCGACCGGCGCAAGGACACGTTCGTCTCGAGGCTCTACGCGCTATTCAACCACAAGATGGCCGCGACCTCGGCGGGGATCGGCTGGGTCGGCCGCAGCGGGCTGCTCATCAGCCCGGAGCACGGGCCGCGGCTGACGCTGGCGACCGTGCTCACGGACGCGCCGCTGGCGCCCGACGCGCCGGTCGAGGCCAGCCGCTGCGGCGCCTGCACGCTCTGCCGCGACCACTGCCCTTCCGGCGCGATCACCGGCACGGAGTGGTCCCGGAGCAACCCGTTCGCCGAGCTCGTGCGCCTCGGCGCCTGCCGCAACTACCAGGCGGCCGGGCGCCGGACGCCGGGCAAGCCCACCTGCGGGCTCTGCATCACGGTCTGCCCGTACGGGCGCGCCGGCGTGGGTACGCTCCGGCACAGCGGCGGGGTGGCGCGGAGCGGGGGGCCCCCGGCAGCGCGGAGCGCCTAG
- a CDS encoding ASKHA domain-containing protein, whose product MTKKFKVIFQPSGRRGEIEEGKTLLEAGQALGVDIEGLCGNKKVCGKCKVRIEEGYFEKDNIESGMAHLSPVTATEKKHIKPEDGPGIRLACNAEIHGDVKVFVPERSRAGKQVVRKAAKELSIALDPAVKKYNVALTPPTLHDMTVGDYERVLQSLEENYGLKNLTFDFLVLRDLQDVLRRGEWNATATVWMDREIIKMEPGFVDATYGLAVDIGTTTCVGYLTDLSTGKVVATESIMNPQVPYGEDVMSRITYAMSNPEGLPTMQQAIIAGLNEIIERSVAEIRKDGPHPGHVIDDLTIVFNTAMHHIFLGFNPAYIGRSPFIPAVQNSLDIKARDLGLRINPGSYIHVLPIEAGFVGADNVGVLIAEEPYNQDEMVLIIDIGTNGELLLGNRNKVCSTSCATGPAFEGAQIKFGMRAAPGAIETVNIDPETREPRYKVIGKADWHTNIEKVNAKGLCGSGIIEVVAEMFKAGIIDKSGRFVMDLGTNRVRKDVEGKPEYVLAWSDETSIGTDITITQADVRALQLAKGALYTGAKLMMQRLGIKQLDRVVLAGAFGSHINKEASMVLGMFPDCDLDKVYAVGNAAGDGSRMALLNRHKRTEANERARWVEFVEIATDPKFEKEFMMAMHIPHMKDPFPNVKKLLAGTKSKVVIKG is encoded by the coding sequence ATGACCAAGAAGTTCAAGGTGATCTTTCAGCCCTCGGGCCGCCGCGGCGAGATCGAGGAGGGCAAGACGCTGCTCGAGGCCGGCCAGGCCCTCGGCGTCGACATCGAGGGGCTCTGCGGCAACAAGAAGGTCTGCGGCAAGTGCAAGGTCCGGATCGAGGAGGGCTACTTCGAGAAGGACAACATCGAGTCCGGCATGGCGCACCTCTCGCCGGTGACCGCGACCGAGAAGAAGCACATCAAGCCCGAGGACGGGCCGGGCATCCGGCTGGCCTGCAACGCCGAGATCCACGGCGACGTGAAGGTCTTCGTCCCCGAGCGCTCGCGCGCCGGCAAGCAGGTCGTGCGCAAGGCGGCCAAGGAGCTCTCGATCGCGCTCGACCCGGCGGTCAAGAAGTACAACGTGGCCCTGACGCCCCCGACGCTGCACGACATGACCGTCGGCGACTACGAGCGGGTGCTCCAGTCGCTGGAGGAGAACTACGGGCTCAAGAACCTCACCTTCGACTTCCTGGTCCTGCGCGACCTCCAGGACGTCCTGCGCCGCGGCGAGTGGAACGCCACGGCGACCGTCTGGATGGACCGCGAGATCATCAAGATGGAACCCGGCTTCGTCGACGCCACCTACGGCCTCGCGGTCGACATCGGCACCACGACCTGCGTCGGCTACCTGACCGACCTGTCCACCGGGAAGGTCGTGGCGACCGAGTCGATCATGAACCCGCAGGTCCCCTACGGCGAGGACGTGATGAGCCGCATCACGTACGCGATGAGCAACCCCGAGGGGCTCCCGACGATGCAGCAGGCGATCATCGCGGGCCTCAACGAGATCATCGAGCGCTCGGTCGCGGAGATTCGCAAGGACGGCCCGCACCCCGGTCACGTCATCGACGACCTGACGATCGTCTTCAACACGGCGATGCACCACATCTTCCTCGGCTTCAACCCCGCCTACATCGGCCGCTCGCCCTTCATCCCCGCGGTCCAGAACTCGCTCGACATCAAGGCGCGCGACCTCGGGCTGCGGATCAACCCGGGCTCGTACATCCACGTGCTGCCGATCGAGGCCGGCTTCGTCGGCGCCGACAACGTCGGCGTGCTCATCGCCGAGGAGCCCTACAACCAGGACGAGATGGTGCTGATCATCGACATCGGCACCAACGGCGAGCTGCTCCTCGGCAACCGGAACAAGGTCTGCTCGACCTCCTGCGCCACGGGACCGGCCTTCGAGGGGGCGCAGATCAAGTTCGGCATGCGGGCCGCCCCGGGCGCGATCGAGACCGTCAACATCGACCCGGAGACGCGCGAGCCGCGCTACAAGGTCATCGGCAAGGCCGACTGGCACACGAACATCGAGAAGGTCAACGCCAAGGGCCTGTGCGGCTCGGGGATCATCGAGGTCGTCGCCGAGATGTTCAAGGCCGGGATCATCGACAAGTCCGGGCGCTTCGTGATGGACCTCGGCACCAACCGCGTGCGCAAGGACGTCGAGGGCAAGCCGGAGTACGTCCTGGCGTGGTCGGACGAGACCTCCATCGGCACGGACATCACGATTACGCAGGCCGACGTGCGCGCGCTCCAGCTGGCCAAGGGCGCGCTCTACACCGGCGCGAAGCTGATGATGCAGCGGCTCGGGATCAAGCAGCTCGACCGCGTCGTGCTCGCCGGCGCCTTCGGCAGCCACATCAACAAGGAGGCCTCCATGGTCCTCGGCATGTTCCCGGACTGCGACCTCGACAAGGTCTACGCGGTCGGCAACGCCGCCGGGGACGGCTCGCGCATGGCGCTGCTCAACCGCCACAAGCGCACCGAGGCCAACGAGCGCGCCCGGTGGGTGGAGTTCGTCGAGATCGCGACCGACCCGAAGTTCGAGAAGGAGTTCATGATGGCGATGCACATCCCGCACATGAAGGACCCCTTCCCGAACGTCAAGAAGCTCCTGGCCGGGACCAAGAGCAAGGTCGTGATCAAGGGCTGA
- a CDS encoding ABC transporter substrate-binding protein: MKRIVALLSCCAVLGAWLAPGAAAAEKLRLGYLRSDLHHLAAWVALEKGYFRDEGLDVEVAGIFNAGAEEMGAFAANSLDVGYLGMAPSVTGVANKAASVKAEALANAEGSAIVVRAGSPARSLKDLEGKTIAIPGFASVQDFLLHRALESAKMAPGAVKIIVIKPPEMIGALETGQIDAFIAWEPHATKAVTKGVGRVLLRSADIWPNHPCCVVAFQGDVARQRPAVVQAFLRAHARATAFILANPAQAVAVGVKYSGMDETTVRAALGNIIYRTELERAPILEYASYLARLGYIKETDPDALLREYLDPAGSLKGQRP; the protein is encoded by the coding sequence ATGAAGAGGATCGTCGCTCTCCTGTCGTGTTGTGCGGTGCTCGGGGCATGGCTCGCCCCCGGCGCCGCCGCTGCGGAGAAGCTCCGGCTGGGCTATCTGCGCAGCGACCTGCACCACCTCGCCGCCTGGGTGGCGCTCGAGAAGGGCTACTTCAGGGACGAGGGGCTCGACGTCGAGGTCGCCGGCATCTTCAACGCCGGCGCCGAGGAGATGGGCGCCTTCGCGGCCAACTCGCTGGACGTCGGCTACCTCGGGATGGCCCCGAGCGTCACGGGGGTCGCGAACAAGGCGGCCAGCGTCAAGGCCGAGGCGCTGGCCAACGCCGAGGGATCCGCGATCGTCGTCAGGGCCGGCTCCCCCGCGCGCTCCCTCAAGGACCTCGAGGGCAAGACCATCGCCATACCGGGCTTCGCCAGCGTCCAGGACTTCCTCCTCCACCGCGCCCTGGAGAGCGCGAAGATGGCGCCGGGCGCGGTGAAGATCATCGTCATCAAGCCGCCGGAGATGATCGGGGCGCTCGAGACGGGCCAGATCGACGCCTTCATCGCCTGGGAGCCCCACGCGACCAAGGCCGTGACCAAGGGCGTGGGCCGCGTCCTGCTGCGCTCGGCCGACATCTGGCCGAACCACCCGTGCTGCGTCGTGGCCTTCCAGGGCGACGTCGCGCGGCAGCGCCCTGCCGTGGTCCAGGCGTTCCTCAGGGCGCACGCGCGCGCGACCGCGTTCATCCTCGCCAACCCGGCGCAAGCGGTCGCCGTCGGCGTGAAGTACAGCGGCATGGACGAGACGACAGTCCGCGCCGCCCTCGGGAACATCATCTACCGCACCGAGCTCGAGCGCGCGCCGATCCTCGAGTACGCGTCCTACCTGGCGCGCCTCGGGTACATCAAGGAGACCGATCCGGACGCGCTGCTGCGCGAGTACCTCGATCCGGCGGGGTCCCTCAAGGGACAGCGTCCCTGA
- a CDS encoding ABC transporter permease → MSAGARDNRRLLQLLPVIAVAALWEGLGAAGIIPANRLPPPSSVLAGVAELLSRGLPPGAGLLGHCAASLRRVAGGVGVALVLAIPLGLLAGRSARLRALIQPFVELVRPVPPLAWVPLAILWFGIGDLSAVFIIFLGAFFPILLNTVSGVLSIERGLLEAAILLGATRRDLFLKVLAPGATPAIMTGVRIALGVGWMTLVAAEFTGVKSGYGLGYLIMTARDIQRADLIVAGMLVIGLVGFAMDALIRVLERRLLQWR, encoded by the coding sequence GTGAGCGCTGGCGCGCGCGACAACCGACGACTCCTGCAGCTGCTGCCCGTTATCGCCGTCGCGGCGCTCTGGGAGGGGCTCGGCGCCGCCGGGATCATCCCCGCCAACCGCCTGCCGCCGCCCTCGAGCGTCCTCGCCGGCGTCGCCGAGCTGCTCTCCCGCGGCCTGCCGCCCGGCGCCGGCCTGCTCGGCCACTGCGCCGCCAGCCTGCGCCGCGTCGCCGGGGGCGTCGGCGTCGCCCTCGTCCTGGCCATCCCGCTCGGGCTTCTCGCCGGCCGCTCCGCGCGGCTGCGCGCGCTCATCCAGCCTTTCGTCGAGCTGGTCCGCCCGGTCCCGCCGCTGGCCTGGGTGCCGCTGGCCATTCTCTGGTTCGGCATCGGCGATCTCTCGGCGGTCTTCATCATCTTCCTGGGGGCCTTCTTCCCGATCCTGCTCAACACCGTCTCCGGGGTGCTGTCGATCGAGCGCGGGCTGCTCGAGGCGGCGATCCTCCTCGGGGCCACCCGGCGCGACCTCTTCCTGAAGGTCCTCGCGCCCGGGGCGACGCCCGCGATCATGACGGGCGTGCGCATCGCGCTGGGGGTCGGCTGGATGACGCTCGTCGCGGCCGAGTTCACGGGCGTCAAGAGCGGGTACGGGCTCGGGTACCTCATCATGACGGCGCGCGACATCCAGCGCGCGGACCTCATCGTCGCCGGCATGCTCGTCATCGGCCTCGTCGGCTTCGCGATGGATGCGCTGATCCGCGTCCTCGAGCGGCGCCTGCTGCAGTGGCGGTGA
- a CDS encoding ABC transporter ATP-binding protein — translation MDLRVEGIEKGFAGVGNGGRRQVLGGVSFTAAAGSIVSVLGPSGCGKTTLLRIIAGLETPDRGRVVVGERTVGGPLREIGYITQEATLLPWRTVLHNVELGLEIAGVTPEERRQTARRHLDLVELAGFDDYFPKQISGGMKQKAALARALAVGPRVLLLDEPFAALDAQTRNSLQEVLLHVQAQTRTTMVFVTHNVDEAVFLGDAVVCLTAHPAQVGKSVAVEAPHPRDRTGTELNALRKELLGFLAEERLRARPGGPSQP, via the coding sequence ATGGATCTTCGCGTCGAGGGGATCGAGAAGGGCTTCGCCGGCGTCGGCAACGGCGGGCGGCGCCAGGTCCTCGGCGGGGTCTCGTTCACCGCGGCCGCCGGCTCCATCGTCAGCGTGCTCGGGCCCAGCGGCTGCGGCAAGACCACCCTGCTGCGCATCATCGCGGGCCTGGAGACCCCCGACCGCGGGCGCGTGGTGGTCGGCGAGCGGACGGTCGGCGGCCCGCTGCGGGAGATCGGCTACATCACCCAGGAGGCCACCCTGCTGCCCTGGCGCACCGTGCTCCACAACGTCGAGCTCGGGCTCGAGATCGCCGGCGTCACGCCGGAGGAGCGACGGCAGACCGCGCGGCGTCACCTGGACCTCGTGGAGCTGGCCGGCTTCGACGACTACTTCCCCAAGCAGATCTCGGGCGGGATGAAACAGAAGGCGGCGCTGGCGCGCGCCCTCGCGGTCGGGCCGCGCGTGCTGCTGCTGGACGAACCGTTCGCCGCCCTCGATGCCCAGACCCGCAACTCGCTCCAGGAGGTGCTCCTGCACGTGCAGGCGCAGACGCGCACGACGATGGTCTTCGTGACGCACAACGTCGACGAGGCCGTCTTCCTGGGCGACGCCGTGGTCTGCCTGACGGCGCACCCGGCGCAGGTGGGGAAGTCGGTCGCCGTCGAGGCGCCCCACCCGCGCGACCGGACGGGCACCGAGCTCAACGCGCTGCGCAAGGAGCTGCTGGGCTTCCTCGCCGAGGAGCGGCTGCGGGCGCGCCCAGGCGGGCCGAGTCAGCCCTGA